One genomic window of Streptomonospora nanhaiensis includes the following:
- a CDS encoding DUF1707 SHOCT-like domain-containing protein — MEANGNGTSPDHPARGMRASDRDRDAVARILQDAAGEGRITLEELEERLDRTYRARTYADLEPITADLPGDRVVPPPVGLAPRPRANRPQADAPLVMRAKAGTIARRGNWYVPRRVEVSNPYGDIRLDFRQATLLSDVIHIEVHGPWGQTKIILPESATARAKVDTSWFGSLDSEVPEVPAPPAPHFRITGSVKGGSLKVRYRRRLDDWTAWSDWG, encoded by the coding sequence ATGGAAGCCAACGGCAACGGCACGAGCCCTGACCACCCCGCCCGCGGCATGCGGGCGTCCGACCGCGACCGCGACGCCGTGGCCAGGATCCTCCAGGACGCCGCCGGCGAGGGCCGGATCACCCTGGAGGAGCTGGAGGAGCGGCTGGACCGCACCTACCGCGCGCGCACCTACGCCGACCTGGAGCCCATCACCGCCGACCTGCCGGGCGACCGCGTGGTGCCGCCCCCGGTCGGGCTCGCACCGCGGCCCCGCGCCAACCGACCCCAGGCCGACGCCCCGCTGGTCATGCGGGCCAAGGCCGGCACCATCGCCCGCCGGGGCAACTGGTACGTGCCGCGCCGGGTGGAGGTCAGCAACCCCTACGGCGACATCCGCCTGGACTTCCGCCAGGCCACCCTGCTCAGCGACGTGATCCACATCGAGGTGCACGGCCCGTGGGGCCAGACCAAGATCATCCTGCCCGAGAGCGCCACCGCGCGGGCAAAGGTCGACACCTCGTGGTTCGGCAGCCTTGACAGCGAGGTGCCCGAGGTCCCGGCCCCGCCCGCGCCGCACTTCCGGATCACCGGCAGTGTCAAGGGCGGCTCGCTCAAGGTGCGGTACCGGCGGCGGCTGGACGACTGGACGGCCTGGAGCGACTGGGGGTAG
- the cydC gene encoding thiol reductant ABC exporter subunit CydC: MIALARPRTTRFALGVLLGALAAGSGVALLSVAAWLIARAAEHPPITALSVAVVATRALGVSRGVTRYLERLVTHDAAFRTLADVRVRVYERLARTEPVRRFRSGDLVSRLVSDTDATQDLLVRGLTPPLVAVVTGGATVVFCTVLLVPGGLLLGLGLVLAGLAVPLVAAALGRRPGRRQAAARGELSTALVDTLYGAPDLVAYGAMDRAVRRVTDADAELTRIARRDAALLGFGAGATALITGLTVWGTLVLGVAAVEGGSLSSISLAVLVLTALAAFEVVAPLPAVAARLGAIRAGGERLFDVLDTPPSIAPPRSAAAHGGPDGADGAALPVGADTGLRVRSLRVRYGPEEPWALDGVDIDIPAGRTVAVVGPSGAGKSTLAAVLLRFRDPDSGTVELGGADITGHPADAVRAVVTGVPQDPHIFASTVRENLRLAAPGADDGRLWEALERARLAGEVRAMPQGLDTEVGSHGLRLSGGMRQRLALARALLAAPRVLVLDEPTAHLDPDTRDAVVADLLAAAEGYSTLLITHDMAGLDRVDDIYVVAGGRVVQHGTHAELAAEQGGWYAAALKV; this comes from the coding sequence ATGATCGCGCTCGCGCGCCCGCGCACCACCCGGTTCGCCCTCGGCGTCCTGCTGGGGGCGCTGGCCGCCGGGTCCGGGGTGGCCCTGCTCAGCGTGGCCGCCTGGCTCATCGCCCGCGCGGCCGAGCACCCGCCCATCACGGCCCTCAGCGTCGCCGTCGTGGCCACCCGCGCCCTCGGCGTCTCGCGCGGCGTCACCCGCTACCTTGAGCGCCTGGTCACCCACGACGCCGCGTTCCGCACCCTGGCCGACGTGCGGGTGCGGGTCTACGAGCGGTTGGCGCGCACCGAGCCGGTGCGCCGGTTCCGCTCGGGTGACCTGGTGTCGCGGCTGGTCAGCGACACCGACGCCACCCAGGATCTGCTCGTGCGCGGGCTGACACCGCCGCTGGTGGCCGTGGTCACCGGCGGGGCCACCGTGGTGTTCTGCACGGTGCTGCTGGTGCCCGGCGGGCTGCTGCTGGGCCTGGGCCTGGTGCTGGCCGGGCTGGCGGTCCCGCTGGTCGCGGCGGCGCTGGGGCGGCGGCCCGGGCGGCGCCAGGCGGCGGCGCGCGGGGAGCTGTCCACGGCGCTGGTGGACACGCTCTACGGCGCGCCGGACCTGGTGGCCTACGGCGCGATGGACCGCGCGGTGCGGCGGGTCACCGACGCCGACGCCGAGCTGACCCGCATCGCGCGGCGCGACGCGGCCCTGCTGGGGTTCGGGGCCGGGGCCACGGCCCTCATCACGGGGCTGACGGTGTGGGGCACGCTGGTGCTGGGCGTGGCGGCCGTGGAGGGCGGGTCCCTCAGCTCGATCTCCCTGGCGGTGCTGGTCCTGACCGCGCTGGCGGCGTTCGAGGTCGTGGCGCCGCTGCCGGCGGTGGCGGCTCGGCTGGGCGCGATCCGGGCGGGCGGCGAGCGGCTGTTCGACGTCCTGGACACCCCGCCCTCGATCGCACCGCCCCGGAGCGCCGCCGCCCACGGCGGGCCGGACGGCGCGGACGGCGCGGCGCTGCCCGTCGGGGCCGACACCGGGCTGCGGGTGCGGTCGCTGCGGGTGCGCTACGGCCCCGAGGAGCCTTGGGCGCTGGACGGGGTGGACATCGACATCCCCGCCGGGCGCACGGTGGCGGTGGTGGGCCCCAGCGGCGCGGGCAAGAGCACGCTGGCCGCCGTCCTGCTGCGCTTCCGCGATCCCGACTCCGGGACCGTGGAGCTGGGCGGGGCCGACATCACCGGCCATCCCGCCGACGCGGTGCGGGCGGTGGTCACCGGGGTGCCGCAGGACCCCCACATCTTCGCCAGCACGGTGCGGGAGAACCTGCGGCTGGCGGCGCCGGGCGCCGACGACGGCCGGCTGTGGGAGGCGCTGGAGCGGGCGCGGCTGGCCGGCGAGGTGCGGGCGATGCCCCAGGGGCTGGACACCGAGGTCGGCTCGCACGGGCTGCGGCTGAGCGGCGGCATGCGCCAGCGGCTGGCGCTCGCGCGGGCGCTGCTCGCGGCGCCGCGCGTGCTGGTGCTGGACGAGCCCACGGCCCACCTCGATCCCGACACCCGCGACGCGGTGGTGGCCGACCTCCTGGCGGCGGCGGAGGGGTACTCCACGCTCCTCATCACCCACGACATGGCGGGCCTGGACCGGGTGGACGACATCTACGTGGTGGCCGGGGGGCGGGTCGTCCAGCATGGCACGCACGCGGAACTGGCCGCCGAGCAGGGCGGGTGGTACGCGGCCGCGCTGAAGGTGTGA
- a CDS encoding ABC transporter ATP-binding protein/permease: MKPLDPRLIRTARSVRVYLAVTVVSGVAVTGFVLAQAWLLSHVISGAAEGAGAAELSWAVSAVAAVAVGRAAVAYAAETAALRSAAKAKSELRRRLVAHVTGTESGGADVGTHGGGAPQDSTDARRPRGSSGAEAVWLSGQAGSEEGTSTPRAGELVTLATRGLDALDDYFARYLPQLVLAVLVPVAVLVVVAGADWISAIVIAVTLPLIPIFMALVGWHTQARTQRQWQLLNRLGGHFLDVVEGLPTLAIFRRAKAQAAIIRRITDEHRRTTMSTLRVAFLSAFVLELLSTLAVALVAVEIGIRLMYGMLDFQTALLVLILAPEAYLPLREVGARFHASMEGVAAAEQVFTELERRRASGVGAVESEADQQRPQSGARSRSLQENTTLERRRASGVGAVESEADQQRPQSGARSRSLQENTTLERRRASGVGDGEAPHPAAPPPAPSRSPEGTSTAPWIRLDQVTLTYPGRDIPALDRADLVIAPGRSVLLMGPSGSGKSTLLSLLLRFLEPTSGRVLIREPGAPDTPEGWTPLDDVPPDQWRRRIAWVPQSPYLFDDTVAGNIRLGDPDAGMDAVRRAAELAEADAFIRALPQGYDTRLGERGARLSAGQRQRIAVARAFLRDAPVVLLDEPTAHLDPDNAAAVRVAVRRLLAERTGVVVAHDAHWADAVDEVVAVHAGHVETGVLS; encoded by the coding sequence ATGAAGCCCCTCGATCCCCGGCTGATACGGACGGCGCGATCCGTCCGGGTGTACCTCGCCGTAACCGTGGTCAGCGGAGTGGCGGTCACCGGGTTCGTGCTGGCGCAGGCGTGGCTGCTGTCGCACGTGATCTCCGGCGCGGCCGAGGGCGCGGGGGCCGCCGAGCTGTCGTGGGCCGTCTCGGCGGTGGCGGCGGTGGCCGTGGGGCGTGCGGCGGTGGCCTACGCGGCGGAGACGGCGGCCCTGCGGTCGGCGGCCAAGGCGAAGTCGGAGCTGCGGCGCAGGCTTGTCGCGCACGTCACGGGAACGGAATCGGGCGGTGCGGACGTTGGCACTCATGGCGGGGGCGCACCACAGGATTCAACAGACGCCCGGAGGCCCAGGGGGTCCTCGGGGGCGGAAGCGGTCTGGTTGTCAGGGCAGGCCGGTTCCGAAGAGGGGACGAGCACCCCACGCGCCGGAGAACTGGTCACACTCGCCACCCGTGGCCTCGATGCGCTGGATGATTACTTCGCCCGGTATCTCCCGCAGCTGGTGCTGGCGGTGCTCGTCCCCGTCGCCGTCCTGGTGGTCGTGGCGGGGGCGGACTGGATCTCGGCCATCGTCATCGCGGTCACGCTCCCGCTGATCCCGATCTTCATGGCGCTGGTGGGCTGGCACACCCAGGCGCGCACGCAGCGGCAGTGGCAGCTGCTCAACCGGCTCGGCGGCCACTTCCTGGACGTGGTGGAGGGTCTGCCCACGCTGGCGATCTTCCGCCGGGCCAAGGCGCAGGCGGCCATCATCCGGCGGATCACCGACGAGCACCGGCGCACCACCATGTCGACGCTGCGGGTGGCGTTCCTGTCGGCGTTCGTGCTGGAACTCCTGTCGACGCTGGCGGTGGCGCTGGTGGCGGTGGAGATCGGCATCCGGCTGATGTACGGGATGCTGGACTTCCAGACGGCCCTGCTGGTGCTCATCCTGGCTCCGGAGGCCTACCTGCCGCTCCGCGAGGTCGGCGCCCGCTTCCACGCGAGCATGGAGGGGGTGGCGGCCGCGGAGCAGGTGTTCACGGAGCTGGAGAGGCGACGAGCGAGCGGAGTGGGCGCTGTCGAAAGCGAAGCCGACCAGCAGCGCCCGCAAAGCGGAGCGAGAAGCCGATCGCTCCAAGAAAACACAACGCTGGAGAGGCGACGAGCGAGCGGAGTGGGCGCTGTCGAAAGCGAAGCCGACCAGCAGCGCCCGCAAAGCGGAGCGAGAAGCCGATCGCTCCAAGAAAACACAACGCTGGAGAGGCGACGAGCGAGCGGAGTGGGCGACGGCGAAGCCCCCCACCCGGCCGCCCCTCCCCCGGCGCCTTCCCGCTCCCCCGAGGGCACCTCCACCGCTCCCTGGATTCGCCTCGATCAGGTGACACTGACCTATCCCGGCCGTGACATCCCGGCCCTCGACCGCGCCGACCTGGTGATCGCGCCCGGACGGTCCGTCCTGCTGATGGGCCCCAGCGGCTCGGGCAAGAGCACGCTGCTGTCCCTGCTGCTGCGGTTCCTGGAGCCGACCTCGGGCCGCGTCCTGATCCGCGAGCCCGGCGCTCCGGACACGCCGGAGGGCTGGACCCCTCTGGACGACGTGCCGCCCGATCAGTGGCGCCGGCGCATCGCGTGGGTGCCGCAGTCGCCCTACCTCTTCGACGACACCGTCGCCGGCAACATCCGCCTCGGCGACCCCGACGCCGGCATGGACGCCGTGCGCCGGGCCGCCGAACTCGCCGAGGCCGACGCGTTCATCCGGGCGCTGCCCCAGGGCTACGACACCCGCCTCGGCGAGCGCGGCGCCCGCCTGTCCGCCGGCCAGCGGCAGCGCATCGCCGTCGCCCGCGCGTTCCTGCGCGACGCCCCCGTCGTCCTCCTGGACGAACCCACCGCCCACCTCGACCCCGACAACGCCGCCGCCGTCCGCGTCGCCGTGCGGCGGCTGCTGGCCGAGCGCACGGGGGTGGTCGTCGCCCACGACGCCCACTGGGCCGACGCCGTGGACGAGGTCGTGGCCGTGCACGCCGGGCACGTCGAAACGGGGGTGCTGTCGTGA
- the cydB gene encoding cytochrome d ubiquinol oxidase subunit II yields MELLPLVWFIAIAVLWVGYLVLEGFDFGVGMLLPVIGKDNTDRRVMINAIGPVWDGNEVWLITAVGAMFAAFPAWYASVFSGFYLPVLVILVALIVRGVAFEYRGKGDTARWRAWWDRAIVFGSAAPAVLWGLILANIVRGVPMDADGIVSAGPADLLSPYAVLGGLTTLTLFALHGAVFLTLKTAGPVRARARAAALRSAVVAVPAAVAFLAWTQLAYGAAWTWPVAAVAAAALVAAVPLVAGGREGWSFTATALTIGATAVVLFGSLFPDVLPSTTDPAHSLTIANASSADYALTVMTWVAVVFLPLVIAYQAWSYWVFRKRVSREHIEPAPAYGGSHTAPGTAADAGAGAAG; encoded by the coding sequence CGCGGTGCTGTGGGTCGGCTACCTCGTCCTCGAGGGGTTCGACTTCGGCGTCGGGATGCTGCTGCCGGTCATCGGCAAGGACAACACCGACCGGCGGGTCATGATCAACGCCATCGGCCCGGTCTGGGACGGCAACGAGGTCTGGCTGATCACGGCGGTGGGCGCGATGTTCGCCGCGTTCCCCGCCTGGTACGCCTCGGTCTTCAGCGGCTTCTACCTGCCGGTGCTGGTCATCCTGGTCGCGCTCATCGTGCGCGGGGTGGCCTTCGAGTACCGCGGCAAGGGCGACACCGCGCGCTGGCGGGCGTGGTGGGACCGCGCCATCGTCTTCGGCAGCGCCGCGCCGGCCGTGCTCTGGGGCCTCATCCTCGCCAACATCGTGCGCGGGGTGCCGATGGACGCTGACGGGATCGTCTCGGCCGGACCCGCCGACCTCCTCAGCCCCTACGCGGTGCTGGGCGGCCTGACGACGCTGACGCTGTTCGCCCTGCACGGCGCCGTGTTCCTCACCCTCAAGACGGCGGGACCGGTGCGGGCGCGGGCCCGGGCCGCGGCGCTGCGCTCGGCCGTGGTGGCCGTGCCCGCGGCGGTGGCGTTCCTGGCCTGGACCCAACTGGCCTACGGCGCCGCCTGGACCTGGCCGGTGGCGGCCGTGGCCGCCGCCGCGCTGGTGGCGGCGGTGCCGCTGGTCGCGGGCGGGCGCGAGGGCTGGTCGTTCACCGCGACGGCGCTGACCATCGGCGCCACGGCGGTGGTCCTGTTCGGCTCGCTGTTCCCCGACGTGCTGCCGTCCACGACCGACCCCGCCCACAGCCTCACGATCGCCAACGCCTCGTCGGCCGACTACGCGCTGACGGTGATGACGTGGGTGGCGGTGGTCTTCCTGCCGCTGGTCATCGCCTACCAGGCGTGGAGCTACTGGGTGTTCCGCAAGCGGGTGAGCCGGGAGCACATCGAACCGGCCCCCGCCTATGGTGGCTCTCACACGGCCCCGGGGACGGCGGCCGACGCGGGCGCCGGCGCCGCCGGCTGA